One genomic window of Novosphingobium aureum includes the following:
- a CDS encoding metallophosphoesterase family protein: MDDRTLKLFHLSDIHFGLEDRRALAWVEECIAREKPDAVAITGDLTMRARHGEFDAACAWIRALDVPVTVEIGNHDIPYFNLFERFFQPYRRFHAIEDLIEAELDLPRLAIIPLKTTTRAQWQRFPWSNGWVTQGALDETLAAIDAQPAGTRILVAAHHPLTERRERDNKLLTINGTKTMAALAGRGIDAILSGHIHDPFDMTVTTSGGPLRMIGAGTLSHRLRSTPPSFNEIVIEGDEIRVNARNLEDVATTDMLIKEVPENALPPRAPGDPVAPVGAVPAIDPPVS, translated from the coding sequence ATGGATGACCGTACGCTCAAGCTGTTCCACCTGAGCGACATTCACTTCGGACTGGAAGACCGGCGCGCGCTCGCCTGGGTCGAGGAGTGCATCGCGCGCGAGAAGCCCGATGCGGTCGCGATCACCGGCGACCTGACGATGCGCGCGCGCCACGGCGAATTCGATGCCGCCTGTGCGTGGATCCGCGCGCTCGACGTGCCGGTCACGGTCGAGATCGGCAATCACGACATTCCCTACTTCAACCTGTTTGAGCGCTTCTTCCAGCCTTATCGCCGCTTCCACGCGATCGAGGATCTGATCGAGGCCGAACTCGACCTGCCACGCCTCGCGATCATCCCGCTCAAGACCACGACCCGCGCGCAGTGGCAGCGCTTTCCCTGGTCGAACGGCTGGGTCACGCAGGGTGCGCTCGACGAGACGCTGGCCGCGATCGATGCCCAGCCTGCGGGCACGCGCATCCTCGTCGCCGCGCACCATCCGCTGACCGAGCGGCGCGAGCGCGACAACAAGCTGCTCACGATCAACGGTACGAAGACGATGGCCGCGCTCGCCGGTCGCGGGATCGATGCGATCCTCTCGGGCCATATCCACGATCCCTTCGACATGACCGTCACCACGAGCGGCGGACCCTTGCGCATGATCGGGGCGGGCACCTTGTCGCACCGCCTGCGCTCGACCCCGCCCAGCTTCAACGAGATCGTCATCGAGGGCGACGAGATCCGCGTCAACGCACGCAACCTCGAGGACGTGGCGACCACCGACATGCTGATAAAGGAAGTGCCGGAGAACGCGCTTCCCCCGCGCGCGCCCGGCGACCCGGTGGCGCCCGTAGGCGCGGTGCCGGCGATCGATCCGCCGGTCAGCTGA
- a CDS encoding GIN domain-containing protein has product MFRKLLIVFASAAILSVVAFTGAWVVGGEDFRREFTQNDGWHWDIGDEDEDLGPIETRAFALASGSHIAMEVPVDLSFTRGEKAGMTVKGPAQVLKRLTWENGRLKLTGKQGHWRHGLKVVITAPEIRNLDLDAPGDVTLVGLDQEQFTLTSNGAIDLEAEGKVRKVFVTANGAGDIDLGKVVGEDATVRVDGAGDVTMGPSRLADIKINGVGNLTLVRKPEILRSEINGIGSVKHDYSEGDASAASVKM; this is encoded by the coding sequence ATGTTCAGGAAACTGCTCATTGTCTTCGCCAGCGCCGCGATCCTCTCGGTCGTCGCCTTCACCGGGGCCTGGGTCGTCGGTGGCGAGGACTTCCGCCGCGAATTCACGCAAAACGACGGCTGGCACTGGGATATCGGTGATGAGGACGAGGATCTCGGCCCCATCGAGACCCGTGCCTTCGCGCTCGCCTCGGGCTCGCACATCGCCATGGAAGTGCCTGTCGACCTCAGCTTTACCCGCGGCGAAAAGGCCGGGATGACGGTCAAGGGTCCCGCACAGGTGCTCAAGCGCCTGACCTGGGAGAACGGCCGCCTCAAGCTCACCGGCAAGCAGGGCCACTGGCGCCATGGCCTCAAGGTAGTGATCACCGCGCCCGAGATCCGCAACCTCGATCTCGACGCGCCCGGAGACGTGACGCTCGTCGGTCTCGACCAGGAGCAGTTCACGCTCACGTCGAACGGCGCGATCGACCTCGAGGCCGAGGGCAAGGTGCGCAAGGTCTTCGTTACAGCCAACGGTGCGGGCGACATCGACCTTGGCAAGGTCGTGGGCGAGGATGCCACGGTGCGCGTCGATGGCGCGGGCGACGTGACCATGGGGCCGAGCCGTCTCGCCGACATCAAGATCAATGGCGTGGGCAACCTCACGCTGGTGCGCAAGCCCGAGATCCTGCGCAGCGAGATCAACGGCATCGGCTCGGTCAAGCACGACTATTCCGAGGGCGATGCGAGCGCCGCCAGCGTCAAGATGTGA
- a CDS encoding DUF1700 domain-containing protein, producing MTRLEFIRRLEAGLKGLPREDVDDILADYGEHFTAGMAEGRSEAEIAAALGDPARLARELRFEFGQRNWQSDRSPRSAMAAIIAFVGLASIDILILLPIVLAVLGTVAALFVAVLALFISGGFVLIVGPFGGFPGGWAVALLAGLGIMAGSIAGAALLTIVSIWIINALMWFGRLHYKVLEPAIQSDD from the coding sequence ATGACGCGTCTTGAGTTCATCCGTCGCCTCGAAGCGGGGCTCAAGGGCCTCCCGCGCGAGGACGTCGACGACATCCTTGCCGATTACGGCGAGCACTTCACCGCCGGCATGGCCGAAGGGCGCAGCGAGGCGGAGATTGCCGCAGCGCTCGGCGACCCGGCCCGGTTGGCACGCGAACTGCGCTTCGAGTTCGGCCAGCGCAACTGGCAGAGCGACCGCTCGCCGCGTTCGGCAATGGCCGCGATCATCGCCTTCGTCGGCCTCGCCTCTATCGACATCCTGATCCTGCTGCCGATCGTACTGGCGGTGCTCGGTACCGTCGCCGCGCTTTTCGTGGCGGTGCTCGCACTGTTCATCTCGGGCGGCTTCGTGCTGATCGTCGGACCCTTCGGGGGCTTTCCCGGCGGCTGGGCGGTGGCGTTGCTGGCAGGGCTTGGCATCATGGCCGGCTCGATCGCCGGTGCCGCGCTGCTGACCATCGTCAGCATCTGGATCATCAACGCCCTCATGTGGTTCGGGCGGCTGCACTACAAGGTGCTCGAGCCCGCCATCCAGTCCGACGACTGA
- a CDS encoding PadR family transcriptional regulator, which yields MSEIEVQLKKGVLGLCVLALLSRGNSYAYEIASRMAHAVDMGEGTIYPLMRRMQKDGLVATYLEESPSGPPRKYYSITDEGRARLAEQTAEWRGFTAAVDGLIDGEGAQAPAASEQEGESSHDAS from the coding sequence ATGTCCGAAATCGAAGTTCAGCTTAAGAAGGGGGTGTTGGGGCTGTGTGTCCTGGCGCTCCTCTCGCGCGGCAACAGCTACGCCTACGAGATCGCAAGCCGCATGGCCCATGCGGTCGACATGGGCGAAGGCACGATCTACCCGCTCATGCGCCGCATGCAGAAGGACGGACTGGTTGCCACCTATCTCGAGGAATCGCCCTCGGGTCCGCCGCGCAAGTACTATTCCATTACCGACGAGGGGCGCGCGCGCCTTGCCGAGCAGACCGCCGAATGGCGCGGCTTCACCGCCGCCGTCGACGGATTGATCGACGGCGAGGGTGCGCAGGCGCCTGCCGCGAGCGAGCAGGAAGGGGAATCCAGCCATGACGCGTCTTGA
- a CDS encoding arylsulfatase, with protein MTQDSEPDSEKPRDALEEVTGVTRRRLLATSGLLASLPAAGTLLGTRRALAQASATSRPNILVIWGDDIGWSNVSAYGQGVMGYRTPNIDRIGREGIKFTDHYAQPSCTAGRAAFITGQYPIRSGMTTVGQPGAALGLQAASPCLAQVLKDAGYRTGQFGKNHLGDRNEHLPTVHGFDEFFGNLYHLNTQEEEEQRDYQAFGKKFSGDLETYTGQFGTRGVLHSFATRRDDATEDPRFGKVGKQTIEDTGPLTRKRMENFDAAEVIPRAFDFMGKAKAANEPFFVWLNTTRMHVYTHLDDEWRYAAEKWTSEADLHGSGMLQHDHDVGTVLDWLEQQGILDDTLVWYSTDNGPEHSSWPHGATSPFRGEKMTTYEGGVRVVSMLRYPRMIAQGQELNGIQAHQDMFTSLAAIAGVRDVAGKVMAAKKQYIDGVDNVPYWTGQTSESARDHVFHYYESKLTAVRVGPWKMHFSTKEDYYANLVPRTAPLIFNIRMDPFESYDSSDSYGHLLQKVSWLMQPVGVLMNKHLQTLAQYPPVQGGASFDMSNVVEDFMEQGLQ; from the coding sequence ATGACGCAGGACAGCGAGCCAGACAGCGAGAAGCCGCGCGACGCGCTCGAAGAAGTTACCGGCGTCACCCGCCGTCGCCTGCTGGCAACTTCGGGGCTGCTCGCCTCGCTACCGGCCGCCGGAACCTTGCTCGGCACGCGGCGCGCGCTGGCGCAAGCCTCGGCTACGTCACGGCCCAACATTCTCGTGATCTGGGGCGACGACATCGGCTGGTCGAACGTCTCCGCCTACGGACAGGGGGTGATGGGCTATCGCACCCCCAACATCGACCGCATCGGGCGTGAGGGGATCAAGTTCACCGATCACTACGCCCAGCCCTCATGCACGGCGGGCCGCGCGGCCTTTATCACCGGGCAGTACCCGATCCGCTCGGGCATGACGACGGTCGGCCAACCGGGCGCCGCGCTCGGCCTCCAGGCGGCCTCGCCGTGCCTTGCGCAAGTGCTCAAGGACGCAGGCTACCGCACCGGCCAATTCGGCAAGAACCACCTCGGCGACCGCAACGAGCACCTGCCCACCGTCCACGGCTTCGACGAGTTCTTCGGAAATCTCTACCACCTCAACACGCAGGAGGAGGAGGAACAGCGCGACTACCAGGCCTTCGGCAAGAAGTTCTCGGGCGATCTGGAGACCTACACGGGCCAGTTCGGCACCCGCGGCGTCCTCCATAGCTTCGCTACCAGGCGCGACGATGCCACCGAGGACCCGCGCTTCGGCAAGGTCGGCAAGCAGACCATCGAGGACACCGGCCCGCTGACCCGCAAGCGCATGGAGAACTTCGATGCCGCCGAGGTGATCCCCAGGGCCTTCGACTTCATGGGCAAGGCGAAGGCCGCGAACGAGCCGTTCTTCGTCTGGCTCAACACCACCCGCATGCACGTCTACACCCACCTTGACGACGAATGGCGCTATGCCGCCGAGAAATGGACCTCGGAGGCCGACCTGCACGGCTCGGGCATGCTCCAGCACGATCACGACGTGGGCACCGTGCTCGACTGGCTCGAGCAGCAGGGCATCCTCGATGACACGCTGGTCTGGTACTCGACCGACAACGGGCCCGAGCATTCATCCTGGCCGCATGGCGCGACCTCGCCCTTCCGCGGTGAGAAGATGACGACTTACGAAGGCGGCGTCAGGGTCGTCTCCATGCTGCGCTATCCGCGCATGATCGCGCAAGGGCAGGAGCTGAACGGCATCCAGGCGCATCAGGACATGTTCACCAGCCTCGCCGCCATCGCCGGGGTGCGCGACGTCGCGGGCAAGGTCATGGCCGCGAAGAAGCAGTACATCGACGGGGTCGACAACGTACCCTACTGGACCGGACAGACCTCCGAATCCGCACGCGATCACGTCTTCCATTACTACGAGAGCAAGCTGACCGCGGTGCGCGTGGGGCCCTGGAAGATGCACTTCTCGACCAAGGAAGACTACTACGCCAACCTCGTCCCGCGCACCGCGCCTCTGATCTTCAACATCCGCATGGACCCCTTCGAGAGCTACGACAGCTCGGATAGCTACGGGCACCTGCTGCAGAAGGTCTCGTGGCTGATGCAGCCGGTCGGGGTGCTGATGAACAAGCACCTCCAGACACTCGCGCAATATCCCCCGGTGCAGGGCGGCGCCTCGTTCGACATGTCGAACGTGGTCGAGGATTTCATGGAACAGGGTCTGCAGTAG
- a CDS encoding FAD-dependent oxidoreductase, whose translation MTQTPDFGAGIAASSLGRGEMQTGTFDGADILLIRAEDGTLRAVSATCTHLGAPLETGALIEGEIRCPWHHARFSLEDGQAVGGPATESLGCYEVEESDGTIRVTGRRHVSAPRPALEVATPVVIVGSGAAGYALADMLARDGHGADTILVSADEEAPYDRTFLSKQYLAGDAERSEVMLPATGQGLGDPVDIRTGAKVTAIDTKAGTLRFEDGSSLDYGTLVLATGAEPVAPDFLGRDDPRVHTLRTLADADALLAQAHEGKRATVLGASFIGLEVAASLVQRGLKVDVVAQGEVPLAPVLGERAGRHIQSLHEAHGVTFHMGRSLTSFEDEAVWLDDGTRLPADLLVLGTGVRPRLELARDAGLALAEDDDGIAVDGNLRTSAPAIYAIGDIASYPDPRLERPLRIEHWVHAQRQGGYLARLFTGASDERFGDTPFFWTGYYGTQLRYVGHASPDDARLEGDLDEGTFALFYREEGKDRAMLSSGRDKEALATEAKWDTASHA comes from the coding sequence ATGACCCAGACCCCCGATTTCGGGGCCGGTATCGCTGCGTCCAGCCTCGGCAGGGGCGAGATGCAGACCGGCACCTTCGACGGCGCCGATATCCTTTTAATCCGCGCCGAGGATGGCACCTTGCGCGCCGTATCGGCCACCTGCACCCACCTGGGCGCACCGCTCGAGACCGGCGCGCTGATCGAGGGCGAGATTCGCTGCCCCTGGCACCACGCACGCTTCTCGCTCGAGGACGGGCAGGCCGTTGGCGGACCGGCCACCGAAAGCCTTGGCTGCTACGAGGTCGAGGAAAGCGACGGCACGATCCGGGTCACCGGTCGGCGCCATGTCAGCGCCCCGCGTCCCGCGCTCGAGGTCGCGACCCCGGTGGTCATCGTCGGCAGCGGAGCGGCGGGCTACGCGCTCGCCGATATGCTCGCGCGCGACGGTCACGGCGCGGATACGATCCTCGTCAGTGCAGACGAGGAGGCGCCCTACGACCGCACCTTCCTCTCGAAGCAGTATCTTGCCGGTGACGCGGAGCGTAGCGAAGTGATGCTTCCCGCAACCGGCCAGGGTCTTGGCGATCCGGTCGATATCCGCACGGGCGCGAAGGTGACCGCGATCGACACCAAGGCCGGGACACTGCGCTTCGAAGACGGCTCGAGCCTCGACTATGGCACGCTCGTGCTCGCCACCGGCGCCGAGCCGGTCGCGCCCGACTTCCTTGGCCGTGACGATCCGCGCGTCCACACCCTGCGCACGCTGGCCGATGCCGACGCCCTGCTGGCGCAGGCGCACGAGGGCAAGCGCGCGACGGTCCTTGGCGCAAGCTTCATCGGCCTCGAAGTTGCTGCCTCGCTCGTCCAGCGCGGACTGAAGGTCGACGTCGTCGCGCAAGGCGAGGTCCCGCTGGCCCCGGTGCTCGGCGAGAGGGCCGGTCGGCATATCCAGAGCCTGCACGAGGCGCACGGCGTGACCTTCCACATGGGCCGCTCGCTCACCAGCTTCGAGGACGAGGCGGTCTGGCTCGACGATGGGACGCGCCTGCCCGCCGACCTGCTCGTACTCGGCACAGGGGTACGCCCGCGCCTCGAGCTTGCGCGTGATGCAGGGCTTGCGCTGGCCGAAGACGACGACGGCATCGCGGTCGACGGCAACCTTCGCACGAGCGCGCCCGCGATCTACGCCATTGGCGACATCGCCAGCTATCCCGATCCACGCCTCGAACGCCCGCTACGCATCGAGCATTGGGTCCATGCCCAGCGTCAGGGCGGATATCTCGCACGGCTGTTCACCGGGGCGAGCGACGAGCGCTTTGGCGATACCCCGTTCTTCTGGACCGGCTATTACGGCACGCAGCTACGCTATGTCGGCCATGCCAGCCCGGACGACGCCCGCCTCGAGGGCGATCTCGACGAAGGCACCTTCGCGCTGTTCTACCGCGAGGAGGGCAAGGATCGCGCGATGCTTTCTTCAGGCCGCGACAAGGAGGCCCTCGCCACCGAAGCGAAGTGGGATACCGCAAGCCACGCCTGA
- a CDS encoding DUF2238 domain-containing protein: protein MTRDLPPSSTSNRRELAILTAIWLTGLVLSGWAPYERATWWMEVAPVLIALPLLWLTQRGYALTRLALVLIGLHGLVLMLGGAYTYARVPLGFTLQDWLGLARNPYDRIGHFMQGFVPAIVLRELLLRWGGLRAGALSAVLVLACCLAVSASYELIEFGAAMALGQGADAFLGTQGDPWDTQWDMLCCLIGAACALLLLRGLHDRQLRASGPDPF, encoded by the coding sequence ATGACGCGAGACTTGCCACCTTCGAGCACGAGCAATCGCCGCGAGCTTGCGATCCTCACCGCGATCTGGCTTACGGGGCTCGTTCTCTCGGGCTGGGCGCCCTACGAGCGGGCGACCTGGTGGATGGAGGTCGCTCCGGTGCTGATCGCGCTGCCATTGCTCTGGCTCACGCAGCGTGGGTATGCGCTGACCCGGCTCGCGCTGGTGCTGATCGGTCTTCACGGTCTCGTGCTGATGCTCGGCGGAGCCTATACTTACGCACGGGTGCCGCTCGGCTTCACGCTGCAGGACTGGCTCGGCCTCGCGCGCAATCCCTATGACCGCATCGGGCACTTCATGCAGGGCTTCGTGCCTGCCATCGTTCTGCGCGAACTGCTGCTGCGCTGGGGCGGTCTGCGTGCCGGCGCGCTGAGCGCCGTGCTCGTCCTCGCCTGCTGTCTTGCCGTCAGCGCTTCCTACGAGCTGATCGAGTTCGGCGCGGCGATGGCACTGGGGCAGGGGGCCGACGCGTTCCTCGGGACGCAGGGAGACCCGTGGGATACGCAGTGGGACATGTTGTGCTGCCTCATCGGCGCGGCTTGCGCGCTATTGCTGCTGCGCGGCCTGCACGATCGCCAGTTGCGTGCGAGCGGCCCCGATCCTTTCTAG
- the rpsI gene encoding 30S ribosomal protein S9, translating into MSDTDTVQSLSDLKDLGADVAASETVEENTPIVSNAPLREQELDNYGRAYATGRRKDAVARVWIKPGSGKITVNGRDQEVYFARPTLRLVIAQPFQITGRVDQYDIVATVKGGGLSGQAGAVKHGISQALSKYEPALRATVKAAGFLTRDSRVVERKKYGRAKARRSFQFSKR; encoded by the coding sequence ATGTCCGATACCGATACCGTCCAGAGCCTGTCCGACCTCAAGGACCTCGGCGCCGACGTCGCTGCCAGCGAGACCGTCGAAGAGAACACCCCGATCGTCTCGAACGCACCGCTGCGCGAGCAGGAGCTCGACAACTACGGTCGCGCCTACGCCACCGGCCGCCGCAAGGACGCCGTTGCCCGCGTGTGGATCAAGCCCGGCTCGGGCAAGATCACCGTCAACGGCCGTGACCAGGAAGTCTACTTCGCTCGTCCGACCCTGCGTCTCGTCATCGCCCAGCCGTTCCAGATCACCGGCCGCGTAGACCAGTACGACATCGTCGCCACCGTCAAGGGCGGCGGTCTCTCGGGTCAGGCTGGCGCTGTGAAGCACGGCATCTCGCAGGCGCTCTCGAAGTATGAGCCCGCGCTGCGCGCCACCGTCAAGGCTGCTGGCTTCCTCACCCGCGACAGCCGCGTGGTCGAGCGTAAGAAGTACGGCCGTGCCAAGGCACGTCGTAGCTTCCAGTTCTCGAAGCGCTAA
- the rplM gene encoding 50S ribosomal protein L13 — translation MKALTKVTRSIKPAEVEKKWHLIDAEGLVVGRLAVIIADLLRGKHKPSFTPHVDCGDHVVVINADKVKFTGNKLKQQTYYKHTGYAGGIKEVTADKVLAGRFPERVLEKAVERMIPRGPLGRDQMRALHLYAGTEHPHGGTQPELLDVASMNRKNKVGA, via the coding sequence ATGAAGGCGCTTACCAAGGTCACCCGGTCGATCAAGCCGGCCGAGGTTGAAAAGAAGTGGCATCTGATCGATGCCGAGGGTCTGGTTGTCGGCCGTCTGGCCGTGATCATCGCCGACCTGCTGCGCGGCAAGCACAAGCCGAGCTTCACCCCGCACGTCGATTGCGGCGATCACGTCGTCGTGATCAACGCTGACAAGGTGAAGTTCACCGGCAACAAGCTCAAGCAGCAGACCTACTACAAGCACACCGGCTATGCCGGCGGCATCAAGGAAGTTACCGCGGACAAGGTCCTCGCCGGTCGCTTCCCCGAGCGCGTGCTCGAGAAGGCTGTCGAGCGCATGATCCCGCGCGGCCCGCTCGGCCGTGACCAGATGCGTGCCCTGCACCTCTATGCCGGCACCGAGCACCCGCACGGCGGCACCCAGCCCGAGCTGCTCGACGTTGCTTCCATGAACCGCAAGAACAAGGTGGGCGCGTAA
- the cutA gene encoding divalent-cation tolerance protein CutA produces the protein MSAPGAPEPAPAAVTTGAMGWCPFPDEAAALAALGTLLREGLVACGNVIPGMTSVFVWQDEIQTAREVGVLFKTRTDLLDRAVSRLAQLHPYEEPAVLGWHCDAGAPQTLAWLSALAPRT, from the coding sequence ATGAGCGCGCCCGGCGCGCCAGAGCCCGCGCCGGCTGCGGTGACGACGGGAGCGATGGGCTGGTGTCCCTTTCCCGACGAGGCCGCAGCCCTTGCAGCGCTCGGCACGCTGCTGCGCGAGGGGCTCGTCGCCTGTGGCAATGTGATCCCGGGCATGACCAGCGTCTTCGTCTGGCAGGACGAAATCCAGACCGCGCGCGAGGTCGGGGTCCTGTTCAAGACCCGCACCGACCTGCTTGATCGCGCGGTTTCGCGCCTGGCGCAGCTTCATCCCTACGAGGAACCCGCGGTGCTCGGCTGGCACTGCGATGCAGGCGCGCCGCAGACGCTGGCCTGGCTCTCTGCGCTCGCGCCCAGAACCTGA
- a CDS encoding COX15/CtaA family protein: MRISDGRPIIGTSDDLGAMVRWLLSVALLVILIVAVGGITRLTEAGLSITQWKPVTGVLPPLNEAQWQAEFASYKQIPQYIDVNGPAGMTLEQYKFIYFWEWVHRLLARIVGLVFAVPLAWFWYRRTIPLGYKGRFLALLALGGLQGALGWWMVSSGLSADALDRVSHFRLAAHLLTALLTLAGLIWTALDLRNLTQGKPPAHLTGFTVTVLAMLAFQLFMGALTAGMRAGYVAGAGWFSGDAWPLMQGRLLPAGIDWSQGFFHALFNDPYLVHFVHRWWAWAVVLVLIGMARELRTRRRRPISFAIHCAFGLQIILGICTVWSGVSLWLAVAHQLCGALLVAATVWGTHALGRRDPVNLLAAA; encoded by the coding sequence ATGAGAATATCAGACGGTCGCCCCATTATCGGTACTTCCGACGACCTTGGCGCCATGGTCCGCTGGCTGCTGAGCGTGGCCCTGCTCGTCATCCTGATCGTCGCGGTGGGCGGGATCACCCGTCTGACCGAAGCAGGTCTCTCGATCACCCAGTGGAAGCCGGTGACCGGCGTGCTCCCGCCCCTGAACGAGGCGCAGTGGCAGGCGGAATTCGCGTCGTACAAGCAGATACCCCAGTACATCGACGTCAATGGCCCGGCGGGCATGACGCTCGAGCAGTACAAGTTCATCTACTTCTGGGAATGGGTGCACCGGCTGCTCGCACGCATCGTCGGCCTCGTCTTCGCGGTGCCGCTGGCATGGTTCTGGTATCGTCGCACGATCCCGCTCGGCTACAAGGGCCGCTTCCTCGCGTTGCTCGCGCTGGGCGGCTTGCAGGGCGCGCTTGGCTGGTGGATGGTTTCCTCGGGGCTCAGCGCCGACGCCCTCGACCGCGTCAGCCACTTTCGCCTCGCCGCGCACCTGCTGACCGCGCTGCTGACACTGGCCGGGCTGATCTGGACCGCGCTCGACTTGCGCAACCTGACACAGGGCAAGCCGCCCGCGCACCTCACCGGTTTCACCGTCACCGTTCTCGCCATGCTTGCCTTCCAGCTGTTCATGGGCGCGCTGACCGCAGGCATGCGGGCGGGCTACGTCGCGGGGGCAGGGTGGTTCTCGGGCGACGCCTGGCCGCTGATGCAGGGCCGCCTGCTGCCTGCCGGGATCGACTGGTCGCAAGGCTTCTTCCATGCGCTGTTCAACGACCCCTACCTCGTCCACTTCGTCCATCGCTGGTGGGCCTGGGCAGTGGTCCTCGTGCTGATCGGCATGGCGCGCGAGCTGCGCACCCGCCGCCGCCGCCCGATCTCCTTCGCCATTCACTGCGCCTTCGGGCTGCAGATCATCCTTGGGATCTGCACGGTGTGGTCGGGCGTGAGCCTGTGGCTCGCAGTCGCGCACCAGCTGTGCGGCGCGCTGCTGGTCGCGGCGACGGTCTGGGGCACGCATGCCCTTGGCCGGCGCGACCCGGTGAACCTGCTCGCCGCGGCATGA
- a CDS encoding MerC domain-containing protein, with product MRDALQSIRLRLDRTGILLSGLCAVHCVLGVVLVGVLGLGGEVLLSPAIHRIGLMLALVVGGLSLGFGVLRHGRLAPLVIGGAGLALMGLAIAVGHGLPEAVLTVLGVGLVAIAHLRNISGHAAH from the coding sequence ATGCGCGACGCACTCCAATCGATTCGACTCAGGCTGGACCGCACCGGCATCCTGCTGAGCGGGCTATGCGCCGTTCACTGCGTGCTGGGTGTCGTCCTCGTCGGTGTGCTCGGTCTCGGCGGCGAGGTGCTGCTGTCGCCTGCGATCCACCGCATCGGCCTGATGCTCGCACTCGTGGTCGGCGGTCTTTCGCTCGGTTTCGGCGTATTGCGCCACGGTCGGCTGGCCCCGCTTGTAATCGGCGGTGCGGGTCTTGCGCTCATGGGGCTTGCCATCGCGGTCGGCCATGGCCTGCCCGAAGCAGTGCTCACGGTGCTGGGCGTAGGCCTCGTCGCGATCGCGCACTTGCGCAACATCTCGGGCCACGCCGCGCACTGA
- the thiS gene encoding sulfur carrier protein ThiS, with protein MAQNDTITLTVNGETRRIAPGSSIAALVAEIGLDPAKVAVEHNAEIAPRSQLAEITLGEGDVLEIVHFVGGG; from the coding sequence ATGGCCCAGAACGACACGATCACCCTTACCGTGAATGGCGAGACCCGGCGCATCGCGCCCGGTTCCAGCATCGCCGCGCTCGTTGCCGAGATCGGCCTCGATCCGGCCAAGGTCGCGGTCGAGCACAATGCCGAGATCGCGCCGCGCTCGCAGCTCGCCGAGATTACGCTTGGCGAGGGTGACGTGCTCGAGATCGTGCACTTCGTGGGCGGCGGCTGA
- a CDS encoding thiazole synthase: protein MRILTDTAAAQSTANADTNADTWTVAGRTFTSRLIVGTGKYKDFAQNAAAVEASGAEIVTVAVRRVNVSDPKAPMLTDFIDPKKITYLPNTAGCFTAEDAIRTLRLAREAGGWDLVKLEVLGEARTLYPDMRETLKACETLANEGFKPMVYCVDDPIAAKQLEEAGAVAIMPLGAPIGSGLGIQNKVTIRLIVEGASVPVLVDAGVGTASEAAVAMELGCDGVLMNTAIAEARDPIRMAGAMRHAVLAGREAFLAGRMAVRRYADPSSPLSGLI from the coding sequence ATGCGAATCTTGACCGATACTGCTGCAGCCCAGAGCACCGCCAACGCCGACACCAATGCCGATACCTGGACCGTTGCAGGGCGCACCTTCACCTCGCGGCTGATCGTGGGCACCGGCAAGTACAAGGATTTCGCCCAGAATGCGGCGGCGGTGGAGGCCTCGGGCGCCGAGATCGTCACCGTGGCGGTACGCCGGGTCAACGTCTCCGACCCCAAGGCGCCGATGCTGACCGACTTCATCGACCCCAAGAAGATCACGTACCTGCCCAACACCGCAGGCTGCTTCACCGCCGAGGACGCGATCCGCACCCTGCGCCTCGCGCGCGAGGCCGGTGGCTGGGATCTGGTCAAGCTCGAAGTGCTGGGCGAGGCGCGCACGCTCTACCCCGACATGCGCGAGACGCTCAAGGCTTGCGAAACGCTCGCCAACGAGGGCTTCAAGCCGATGGTCTACTGCGTCGACGACCCGATCGCGGCCAAGCAGCTCGAGGAAGCCGGAGCGGTTGCGATCATGCCGCTGGGCGCACCGATCGGCTCGGGGCTGGGCATCCAGAACAAGGTCACGATCCGTCTCATCGTCGAGGGCGCGAGTGTCCCGGTGCTCGTCGATGCGGGCGTTGGCACTGCCTCCGAGGCAGCGGTGGCGATGGAACTGGGTTGCGACGGCGTACTGATGAACACCGCCATCGCCGAGGCGCGCGATCCGATTCGCATGGCCGGTGCAATGCGCCACGCTGTGCTCGCCGGGCGTGAGGCATTCCTTGCCGGACGCATGGCCGTTCGCCGCTACGCCGACCCTTCGAGCCCGCTTTCCGGCCTAATCTGA